A genome region from Paenibacillus pabuli includes the following:
- a CDS encoding sensor histidine kinase, with translation MKLFLKDQLPLVGFYLLQMLLVSSVYWLSGETRPFRIVLYGTLISTVIFIVYLIVRYTQLHHVYRALQEPKQLIMEPFQPLGNAPVAQAVKGLLHEQERKRQQEMGKLRTRNEQQVVFMNRWVHQMKTPLSIIQLTLEDVEDQTASSIQDELDKMRKGLEMVLHSSRLEQFEGDFRVERLSLGEVIRGSIAENRRLFIRKGITPDIRIEEELHIYSDAKWLRFMFTQILTNAVNYSDSRSGKKVMMTAYVQGERTVLDIQDEGIGISAEDIHRVFNPYYTGERGRQYHESTGMGLYLVREISARLGNRVELFSKLDEGTLVRFSWTNQK, from the coding sequence ATGAAACTTTTCTTGAAAGACCAGTTACCCCTGGTTGGCTTCTATTTGCTTCAGATGCTGTTAGTCTCTTCGGTCTACTGGCTTTCGGGCGAAACTCGTCCTTTTCGAATTGTCCTATACGGGACGTTGATCAGCACGGTTATCTTCATCGTGTATCTGATTGTGCGTTATACTCAGCTCCATCATGTCTATCGTGCGCTTCAAGAGCCAAAGCAACTGATCATGGAACCTTTTCAGCCGCTAGGTAATGCTCCAGTGGCCCAAGCCGTTAAAGGGTTACTCCACGAACAAGAGCGAAAACGGCAGCAAGAAATGGGCAAATTGCGTACTCGAAATGAGCAGCAGGTCGTATTCATGAATCGTTGGGTTCATCAGATGAAGACACCACTGTCGATCATTCAATTAACACTGGAGGATGTGGAGGATCAGACAGCTAGCAGCATTCAGGATGAACTGGACAAAATGCGCAAAGGGCTGGAGATGGTTCTTCATTCTTCCAGATTGGAGCAGTTTGAAGGAGACTTTCGTGTTGAACGTCTCTCTCTTGGTGAAGTGATCCGAGGGAGTATTGCTGAAAATCGTCGCTTATTTATTCGCAAAGGTATCACACCGGACATCCGGATTGAAGAGGAGCTCCACATATACAGTGATGCCAAATGGCTGCGTTTTATGTTTACTCAAATTTTGACCAATGCCGTTAACTACTCGGACAGCAGGTCTGGCAAAAAGGTCATGATGACCGCCTACGTTCAGGGAGAGCGAACCGTTTTGGACATTCAGGATGAAGGAATCGGTATATCAGCGGAAGACATTCATCGCGTGTTTAATCCTTACTACACAGGGGAGAGGGGAAGGCAGTATCATGAGTCCACCGGGATGGGGTTGTATCTTGTCCGCGAGATCAGTGCACGTCTGGGTAACCGGGTTGAACTATTCTCAAAACTGGACGAAGGGACGCTGGTCCGCTTCAGTTGGACGAATCAAAAGTAG
- a CDS encoding response regulator transcription factor has protein sequence MQSIFLVEDDAKLAGLLTSYLNRNGFQVHVVDDFRQVLDDFLKVGADLVLMDVNLPQFDGYYWCRQIRTHSICPILFISARDSGMDQVMALEHGADDYITKPFQYEVVLAKVRSQLRRAYGTYAAAQQELKVRNGPMVLYPERFVLEHHDLTVELTQKEAVLVEALMSKAGRVVSRERLLDLMWEDQHFIDDNTLNVYITRVRRKLKDLDAEELLETVRGAGYRLLDLGANAKEDFQ, from the coding sequence ATGCAATCAATATTTTTAGTTGAAGATGATGCCAAGCTCGCAGGCTTGCTGACATCGTATCTCAACCGAAATGGTTTCCAGGTGCATGTCGTGGATGATTTCCGTCAAGTACTGGATGATTTTTTGAAGGTCGGTGCGGATCTGGTCCTCATGGATGTCAACCTTCCGCAATTTGATGGTTACTACTGGTGCAGGCAGATCCGCACGCATTCCATATGTCCCATTTTATTTATTTCAGCACGTGACAGCGGTATGGATCAGGTTATGGCGCTGGAACATGGTGCGGATGATTATATTACCAAACCTTTTCAATATGAGGTGGTTTTGGCCAAGGTACGAAGCCAGCTGCGTAGGGCGTACGGCACATATGCTGCAGCACAGCAAGAGTTAAAAGTCCGGAATGGACCCATGGTACTGTATCCCGAGAGGTTTGTACTCGAACATCATGATTTAACTGTGGAGCTGACGCAAAAAGAAGCTGTACTGGTTGAAGCACTAATGAGTAAGGCAGGGCGGGTGGTCAGCCGCGAGCGTTTGCTTGATCTGATGTGGGAAGATCAGCACTTTATCGATGATAATACATTGAATGTGTATATTACCCGTGTTCGCCGCAAGCTGAAGGATCTGGATGCAGAGGAGTTGTTGGAGACGGTGCGGGGAGCGGGCTATCGTTTACTCGATTTGGGGGCCAATGCTAAGGAGGACTTTCAATGA
- a CDS encoding ABC transporter ATP-binding protein has product MEMLQVSALNKIYQGRVQTQALSDIHLTIKQGEFVGIMGPSGSGKTTLLNMVSTIDEPSSGKVLINGKNPFELRKKELAMFRRRELGFVFQDFNLLDTLTVAENIVLPLTLDKVKYKEMESRLIRITNQLGIDHILDKRIYEISGGQRQRTAIARAMINMPSIVLADEPTGALDSTSSQAVMESLEQINQLEKTTIMLVTHDPLAASFCHRIVFIKDGKLAAEVHRGDNRQTFFQRIIDTLSFWGGNSHELSSVRV; this is encoded by the coding sequence ATGGAGATGTTACAGGTCTCGGCACTGAATAAAATATACCAGGGTAGAGTACAAACTCAGGCCCTAAGCGACATTCATCTGACCATCAAACAGGGTGAGTTTGTTGGCATTATGGGTCCTTCAGGAAGTGGCAAAACGACGTTGCTGAATATGGTCTCTACGATAGATGAACCCAGTTCGGGCAAAGTACTCATTAACGGCAAGAATCCTTTTGAGTTGAGAAAAAAAGAACTCGCCATGTTCCGGCGCAGGGAACTCGGATTTGTCTTTCAGGATTTTAATCTGCTGGACACCTTGACGGTTGCAGAGAATATTGTATTACCGCTAACGCTGGACAAGGTGAAATATAAGGAGATGGAGAGCAGGTTGATACGAATCACGAACCAGCTCGGGATTGATCACATCTTGGACAAACGCATTTATGAAATTTCAGGCGGACAGCGGCAGCGTACAGCCATCGCCAGAGCGATGATTAACATGCCATCGATCGTGCTCGCGGATGAACCGACAGGGGCGCTGGATTCCACGTCTTCACAAGCCGTGATGGAATCACTAGAACAGATTAATCAACTAGAGAAAACGACCATTATGCTGGTGACGCATGATCCACTTGCCGCCAGTTTCTGTCATCGCATCGTATTTATCAAGGATGGCAAGCTTGCTGCAGAGGTCCATCGCGGGGACAATCGTCAGACCTTCTTTCAGCGGATCATCGATACCTTATCCTTTTGGGGAGGTAATTCACATGAACTTTCCTCAGTTCGCGTTTAA
- a CDS encoding cupin domain-containing protein, with the protein MSTISLQAVKEFQTERFTKRILFQHNGGVTFALHFLPGQQLPVHKHPGTDVLVLVIEGEGTIILDGVEQKVQQEDVICCSGEDTFAFHNTGSREARLFVVLNKVPDESYARDV; encoded by the coding sequence ATGAGTACGATTTCTTTGCAAGCCGTCAAGGAGTTCCAGACAGAACGCTTTACGAAACGCATTCTATTTCAGCATAACGGTGGGGTCACGTTTGCGCTGCATTTCCTGCCGGGGCAACAACTGCCTGTTCATAAGCATCCTGGAACGGATGTGCTTGTCCTTGTTATCGAAGGAGAAGGAACGATCATATTGGATGGGGTTGAACAGAAGGTACAACAGGAAGATGTGATCTGCTGCAGTGGAGAGGATACATTTGCTTTTCATAATACGGGAAGCCGTGAAGCGCGGTTGTTTGTTGTACTAAACAAGGTGCCTGATGAATCGTATGCCCGGGACGTATAA
- a CDS encoding DUF2249 domain-containing protein, producing the protein MNTYAATINATEYPPHLKHKIIFETFEQLPPNEAMLLINDHDPVPLRFQFQSAHPDGFTWEYIEQGPSVFQVKISKL; encoded by the coding sequence ATGAACACATATGCAGCAACGATTAATGCAACCGAGTATCCACCGCATCTGAAACATAAAATCATCTTCGAAACTTTTGAACAATTGCCGCCAAATGAAGCCATGCTGCTGATCAATGATCATGATCCGGTGCCCTTGCGTTTCCAGTTTCAGTCTGCTCATCCAGACGGTTTCACCTGGGAATATATCGAACAGGGTCCATCTGTCTTCCAGGTCAAAATCAGCAAACTGTAG
- the moaA gene encoding GTP 3',8-cyclase MoaA codes for MEAGLVDPFGRVHDYLRISVTDRCNLRCVYCMPAEGMQFEPSDQIMSHDEMVSVVQALAPLGIRKLRLTGGEPLVRKGLDELIARLSLIPGIEDIAMTTNGIYLAACADRLKAAGLTRVNISLDSLQPERFASITRGGNLKRVLDGIKASRKAGLRPIKLNVVLMKGVNDDEVEDFLRLTLEEEIHVRFIEYMPIGESGEGWKSGFMSLQHVLDTCETRWSYTNCDVYSNGPADNYRIDGAAGTFGLIHPVSSHFCGTCNRLRLTADGNIKPCLYWSDEFNVRPHVGNDSAVRGMFLRALGVKPETHDMLKALKGEAIRGVPSLRHMSQIGG; via the coding sequence ATGGAAGCGGGACTGGTTGACCCCTTTGGAAGAGTTCATGATTATCTTCGCATCTCGGTTACAGACCGCTGTAACTTGCGCTGTGTATACTGCATGCCGGCGGAAGGGATGCAGTTCGAGCCTTCGGATCAGATCATGTCTCATGATGAAATGGTTTCCGTTGTTCAGGCGCTTGCTCCGCTTGGAATCAGGAAATTGCGTTTGACCGGCGGGGAACCTCTAGTTCGAAAAGGACTTGACGAGTTGATTGCCCGTTTATCCTTGATTCCTGGAATTGAGGATATCGCTATGACAACGAATGGCATATATCTGGCCGCATGTGCGGATCGACTGAAAGCAGCCGGGCTGACAAGAGTAAATATCAGTCTGGATTCCCTGCAACCTGAACGGTTTGCCAGTATTACCAGGGGAGGAAACCTAAAGCGGGTGCTCGATGGTATAAAGGCCAGCCGAAAAGCCGGACTGCGGCCGATCAAACTGAATGTGGTGCTGATGAAAGGCGTGAATGATGACGAGGTTGAGGATTTTCTGCGCTTGACTCTGGAAGAGGAGATTCATGTTCGCTTCATCGAATACATGCCCATAGGGGAGAGCGGAGAAGGTTGGAAATCAGGGTTTATGTCATTGCAGCATGTACTGGACACATGCGAGACCAGGTGGAGTTACACAAACTGTGATGTCTATAGCAATGGTCCGGCAGATAATTATCGGATTGACGGAGCCGCTGGCACATTTGGTCTGATTCACCCTGTAAGCAGTCACTTTTGCGGTACATGTAACCGATTGAGACTGACGGCAGACGGCAATATCAAGCCCTGTCTTTATTGGTCGGATGAATTCAACGTACGTCCACATGTCGGCAACGACAGTGCGGTTCGAGGCATGTTCCTCAGAGCACTGGGAGTTAAGCCCGAGACACACGACATGCTCAAAGCTCTCAAAGGTGAAGCGATTCGGGGTGTTCCGTCCCTCCGGCATATGTCCCAAATCGGAGGTTAA
- a CDS encoding SPFH domain-containing protein: protein MFGFRFVKFQPSEYVMKIKNGKVQREGVGLSFYYYEPTTSVVVLPVSSVDVPFMFEEITADYQTVTVQGQLSYRIVDYLKITQSLNYTYNLRKNKYISDDPGKLDQRVITTAKVLTKKNLEQMPLKEAIQSSERLASSMKREVVQSEELEKLGVELMSLSILAILPNKETMRALEAQAREEILRQADEALYVRRNASIEQERRVKENELNTEIAVETKKQQIRETQLQAERSVKQKENEMEQEQLQFNTAMEERKQQLIELTIANQNAEADAKAYEIAAVMKSLQDVEPNVLQAMAHMGMNSDKLIALAFQELAENAGKIGQLNISPDLLQGLMSTPGRERGGHAR, encoded by the coding sequence ATGTTTGGATTCCGATTCGTGAAGTTTCAACCCAGTGAATATGTAATGAAAATTAAAAATGGCAAGGTACAGCGCGAGGGCGTAGGATTGTCCTTTTATTATTACGAGCCAACAACATCGGTTGTTGTACTGCCTGTATCATCCGTGGATGTTCCTTTTATGTTCGAAGAGATTACGGCAGACTATCAAACGGTGACGGTTCAGGGCCAATTGAGCTACCGCATCGTGGATTATTTGAAAATAACGCAAAGCTTGAATTACACGTACAATTTACGGAAGAACAAGTATATCTCTGACGATCCCGGCAAGCTCGATCAACGTGTGATTACGACGGCCAAAGTATTAACCAAGAAGAATTTGGAGCAGATGCCACTCAAGGAGGCCATTCAATCAAGTGAACGACTGGCAAGCAGCATGAAACGTGAAGTGGTGCAAAGTGAGGAGCTTGAGAAACTGGGCGTGGAACTGATGAGTCTGTCGATTCTGGCCATTCTGCCGAATAAAGAAACGATGCGAGCACTGGAGGCACAGGCACGGGAAGAAATTTTACGACAAGCAGATGAGGCATTATATGTGCGCCGCAATGCCTCCATTGAGCAGGAGCGACGAGTGAAGGAAAACGAACTCAATACGGAAATAGCCGTCGAAACGAAAAAGCAGCAGATCAGAGAGACCCAATTACAGGCTGAGCGTTCGGTCAAGCAAAAGGAGAATGAAATGGAGCAGGAGCAGCTTCAATTCAACACGGCCATGGAGGAACGGAAACAGCAGCTCATTGAATTGACCATTGCCAACCAAAATGCTGAAGCGGATGCAAAAGCCTATGAAATTGCTGCGGTTATGAAATCTTTGCAGGATGTGGAACCAAATGTGCTCCAGGCGATGGCCCATATGGGAATGAATTCGGATAAACTGATTGCGCTGGCGTTTCAGGAACTCGCGGAGAATGCGGGGAAAATTGGTCAGCTCAACATTTCGCCCGATCTGCTGCAAGGATTGATGTCGACACCAGGAAGAGAGAGGGGAGGCCATGCACGATGA
- a CDS encoding ABC transporter permease has protein sequence MNFPQFAFNNIRRNGRAYVAFFLSSVFMVMIFFAYAVFSYHPYVANMPIGKTTASGMQIASIIVYVFAIFFVMYSISAFLKSRNKEFGILTILGAEPGQIRRLVIMENMLIGSLSIVAGIGGGMLLSKLFLMLTTRFIGMEDLPFYFPTKAILITVCAFLLLFFCISLFTLIFIGNKRALELLTGTSKPKKEPKASWLLSLIGLALLSAGFIALYSDLSGGNILIAAVAGIGGTYFFYSQLSVLAIRLMKRNRKRMWHGTRLLWISEMSYKIKDNARMLFMVTVVIAIASMSAVVILSLDQENRQVFKDNTFPIRYNVYSALDQPNMAPVNEVLDAAGLEYQEVYLKYFYAGADDSRVTVMSLSEYNRFNTIRNKPTQTLTDHAVIFIDSRNDDKRMESETFRSYAAGDQFVLNTPLDSLNLNIKYSEKDPVFSDILYSTAMVIIKDEEFNKLTEPLDKDALSGKYLYQIPAWGQSVPDRESSEALVSDRLKGIDEVIKERSADREFSGYFTTRYTDFEEFRQTTALITFLGIFIGLIFSISSASFLYFRLHTDLESDGRMVHSLSKMGLSFQEMKKSSTIQIAVLFFFPILISIVETLVVVRPFLTQFGIANYTVPVLTVFGAFLLAQTFYFLVIRAKYISSLRKMMV, from the coding sequence ATGAACTTTCCTCAGTTCGCGTTTAATAATATTCGGCGGAATGGACGGGCGTATGTTGCCTTTTTTCTAAGTAGTGTATTTATGGTTATGATCTTCTTCGCTTATGCGGTATTCAGCTATCATCCTTATGTGGCGAATATGCCGATAGGCAAGACAACGGCGTCCGGAATGCAAATTGCTTCAATTATAGTGTATGTATTTGCGATCTTTTTCGTCATGTACTCCATCAGTGCTTTTCTAAAATCACGGAATAAAGAATTCGGCATCTTGACGATATTGGGTGCAGAACCAGGACAGATTCGAAGACTTGTCATCATGGAAAATATGCTGATCGGTTCCCTTTCCATTGTGGCTGGCATAGGTGGTGGCATGTTGCTGTCCAAGCTGTTTCTTATGCTCACTACTCGGTTTATCGGCATGGAGGATCTGCCCTTTTATTTCCCGACAAAAGCGATATTGATTACGGTGTGTGCCTTTTTGCTGTTATTTTTCTGTATTTCCCTGTTTACATTGATTTTTATCGGTAACAAGCGTGCGCTTGAGTTGTTGACAGGTACGAGTAAACCCAAAAAGGAACCCAAAGCATCCTGGCTGCTTTCGCTTATAGGGCTTGCGTTGCTGTCGGCCGGATTCATTGCCTTATACAGTGATTTATCGGGTGGAAACATACTGATCGCTGCAGTGGCAGGCATAGGCGGGACTTATTTTTTCTACTCCCAGCTCTCGGTTCTGGCTATTCGATTGATGAAACGCAACCGTAAGCGGATGTGGCACGGGACGAGGTTATTGTGGATTTCGGAGATGAGCTACAAGATCAAGGACAACGCACGTATGCTGTTCATGGTGACGGTTGTGATTGCCATTGCATCGATGAGCGCTGTAGTCATCCTATCCCTGGATCAGGAGAATCGTCAGGTCTTTAAGGACAATACATTTCCGATTCGTTACAACGTATATAGTGCATTAGACCAGCCCAATATGGCTCCTGTTAATGAGGTTCTGGACGCTGCCGGCCTGGAATATCAGGAGGTTTACCTGAAGTATTTTTATGCTGGCGCGGATGATAGTCGTGTAACCGTGATGTCACTAAGTGAATACAATCGTTTTAACACTATACGGAACAAACCGACACAGACGCTGACAGATCATGCAGTTATTTTTATTGACTCCCGGAATGATGACAAGCGAATGGAGTCTGAGACATTTCGTTCCTATGCTGCTGGAGATCAGTTCGTGCTGAACACCCCATTGGATTCACTGAACCTCAACATCAAGTATAGTGAAAAAGACCCGGTATTCAGCGACATACTCTATTCAACAGCAATGGTAATTATAAAGGATGAAGAATTCAACAAACTGACGGAGCCATTGGATAAGGACGCTCTTTCAGGCAAATATCTGTATCAAATCCCAGCATGGGGCCAGTCTGTACCGGATCGTGAATCATCCGAAGCTCTGGTCAGTGACCGCTTGAAAGGCATTGATGAAGTAATAAAGGAGCGCTCGGCGGATAGGGAATTCTCCGGTTATTTTACGACACGATATACTGATTTCGAAGAATTTAGACAGACAACAGCGCTAATTACTTTTTTGGGTATTTTTATCGGCTTGATCTTTTCAATCTCGTCAGCCAGTTTTCTATATTTCCGATTGCACACGGATCTGGAGTCGGATGGAAGAATGGTACACTCCCTTTCGAAGATGGGACTCAGTTTCCAGGAAATGAAAAAATCATCCACGATTCAGATTGCGGTTCTCTTTTTCTTTCCCATTTTGATCTCAATCGTGGAAACACTGGTTGTGGTTAGACCGTTCCTGACTCAATTCGGGATTGCCAACTATACCGTTCCTGTGTTAACCGTGTTTGGAGCGTTCTTGTTGGCACAGACTTTTTATTTCCTTGTTATTCGTGCAAAATACATCTCTTCGCTGCGAAAAATGATGGTATAG
- a CDS encoding sugar kinase: MRLGHSSKSSHTQQTDPNHLGDAKLILVKRRTRLEELVVRYNTVQQAQFYIERLGADFSDYMEEDRRYRYAVQQAQQQLGQLGRVQTIDREHVPNFIFGEQDIVVVVGQDGLVANTLKYVTEQPLIGVNPDPMRWDGVLLPFTVEDLKMIIPDVMRKQRTLKEVTLAKVVLNDGQFLYGVNDLFIGRKTHVSARYEVRLGSSVEQQSSSGIIVSTGLGSTGWFKSVLAGAAGIVGSEAWKHMHIMDGLNLVSPVRPENQTENFGWDAPYLYFTVREPFPSRTTAVNLVFGQVHQKQPLRIVSQMPEDGVIFSDGVEQDFLEFNSGVEATIGLAEKRGRLVV; encoded by the coding sequence ATGAGGCTGGGACATTCAAGTAAATCCTCACATACCCAACAGACTGACCCAAACCATCTTGGCGATGCCAAACTGATTCTGGTCAAACGCAGAACGAGATTGGAAGAACTGGTGGTGCGATATAACACGGTGCAGCAGGCCCAGTTTTATATTGAACGTCTTGGTGCCGATTTTAGCGATTATATGGAGGAGGATCGACGTTATCGATATGCCGTGCAGCAGGCCCAGCAGCAGCTGGGTCAGCTCGGGCGGGTACAGACCATAGACCGGGAACATGTGCCCAATTTTATATTCGGAGAACAGGACATTGTGGTGGTAGTAGGGCAGGATGGATTGGTGGCGAATACGCTCAAATATGTGACGGAACAGCCGCTCATCGGCGTGAATCCCGATCCCATGCGATGGGATGGAGTACTTCTTCCTTTTACGGTGGAGGATCTGAAGATGATTATCCCGGATGTCATGCGCAAGCAGCGTACTTTGAAAGAAGTAACTTTGGCAAAAGTAGTACTGAATGACGGGCAGTTTCTGTACGGGGTTAACGATCTTTTCATTGGCCGGAAAACCCATGTCTCAGCTCGGTATGAAGTCCGTCTGGGTTCATCGGTAGAACAGCAGTCATCGAGCGGTATTATTGTTTCGACAGGGCTCGGATCGACGGGATGGTTCAAGAGTGTGCTGGCTGGCGCAGCCGGCATTGTGGGTTCTGAGGCGTGGAAACATATGCACATCATGGATGGTCTTAACCTGGTAAGTCCCGTTAGACCGGAAAATCAAACGGAGAACTTTGGGTGGGATGCTCCTTACTTGTACTTTACAGTTCGTGAACCGTTCCCGAGCCGGACAACAGCAGTCAACCTGGTATTTGGTCAGGTTCATCAGAAGCAGCCTCTGCGGATCGTATCGCAAATGCCCGAAGATGGGGTCATTTTTAGCGATGGGGTGGAACAGGACTTTCTTGAATTCAATTCCGGAGTGGAAGCCACCATTGGTCTTGCGGAGAAGCGAGGTCGTCTCGTCGTCTGA
- a CDS encoding metal-sulfur cluster assembly factor — protein MEQTEQVNQLVECLKEVYDPELGVNIVDLGLVYEVQEEPGRVWVRMTLTTPGCPLHDTILGAVKWVLQEHTDHKDVDVQLVWEPQWSPEMMSNEAKEMLGYF, from the coding sequence ATGGAACAGACGGAACAGGTGAACCAACTGGTTGAATGTCTCAAGGAGGTCTACGACCCAGAGCTAGGCGTTAACATTGTAGACCTTGGGCTCGTATATGAAGTTCAAGAGGAGCCGGGACGGGTTTGGGTCCGCATGACTTTGACCACTCCGGGCTGCCCTCTTCATGATACGATTCTCGGTGCGGTGAAATGGGTACTGCAGGAGCATACAGACCATAAGGATGTTGATGTGCAGTTGGTATGGGAACCTCAGTGGTCTCCCGAGATGATGTCGAATGAAGCGAAGGAAATGCTGGGATACTTTTAA
- a CDS encoding DUF2249 domain-containing protein encodes MPSADNRIIELDVRPHLSKKLEPFQLIMNTVKGLDPMDVFVLHAPFKPTPLLGLLKMRGYSHSSEQINAEHWRTTFVHRKNKTWLKDATVHTAEVLDSEEDPSGCTGEPDSTRLTYNSDETILFPTITLDNRGLEPPQPMMRTLAALKRCEPGQMVLIHNDRVPVFLMEELNHLGCSFTVEDQVDGTAKLRIIKG; translated from the coding sequence ATGCCTTCAGCGGATAACCGAATCATAGAACTCGATGTCCGGCCTCATTTGAGCAAAAAGTTAGAGCCGTTCCAACTTATTATGAACACCGTAAAGGGGCTGGACCCCATGGATGTGTTTGTGCTCCACGCTCCTTTCAAGCCCACACCCCTGCTCGGCCTTCTTAAAATGAGAGGCTATTCCCATTCGTCGGAACAAATCAATGCCGAGCACTGGCGTACCACATTTGTACACCGCAAAAATAAAACGTGGCTCAAGGACGCGACAGTCCATACCGCAGAAGTCCTGGACTCGGAAGAAGATCCCTCTGGGTGCACCGGAGAGCCTGACTCAACTAGACTTACTTACAACTCTGACGAGACGATCCTGTTCCCAACCATCACACTGGATAACCGGGGATTGGAGCCGCCGCAGCCGATGATGAGAACACTGGCCGCGCTAAAGCGCTGTGAGCCTGGACAGATGGTTCTCATTCATAATGACCGTGTTCCTGTCTTCTTGATGGAAGAACTGAATCATCTCGGATGTTCTTTCACCGTAGAGGACCAGGTGGATGGTACAGCCAAGCTTAGAATCATAAAAGGATAA